Proteins from a single region of Lujinxingia litoralis:
- a CDS encoding ATPase, T2SS/T4P/T4SS family produces MKQIRVLDNRGQEYLFPLDKPVMEVSIGRSQNNDIVLNSKTVSRRHAIIKLMGERVMLVNQSANGVFVNGERVERVRELRLGEFAAIEPYRFCVEATGPGAQPSVAPRGYGPGNGRANQPPGGRAGTPAAMSSVSAATATAALPERRPVAPAPKKKKPAETVEELLGDLAPNPDYQEQRVSLRGEEVVIHEKKVRQAFIGFKSELHDELKERLDLHSFQITDYSSPRVVRQVSEKLKELIARRQREIPRPYTPDQVFKEMMDEVCGLGPIEDLVKHRGVSEIMVVDREHIYAELNGKIVLTDRIFNDEKSMMTVIERIVIPRGRRIDESNPLVDTRLADGSRVNAVIPPLALKDPCLTIRKFPDERLTVKDLINFGSMTDEMAKFLARAVRSKKNIVISGGTGSGKTTLLNVLSGFIGQTERVVTIEDAAELQIYQEHVISLETKPPNLEGKGEIGIRELVKNALRMRPDRIVVGECRGGEALDMLQAMNTGHDGSMTTVHSNSPTEAIARLETLVLMSGMELPTRAIREQIAGSVDVIIQQSRFMDGSRRITYITEVLGIDDDGFVKLEDIYRYRQKGINEKGKVYGYHMATGYLPSFLDEFLIKGLADPEDFF; encoded by the coding sequence ATGAAGCAGATTCGCGTCCTTGATAACCGCGGCCAGGAATACCTCTTTCCGCTGGATAAACCGGTGATGGAGGTCAGTATTGGCCGCAGTCAGAACAACGACATTGTTCTGAACAGCAAAACGGTCAGCCGTCGCCATGCCATCATTAAGTTGATGGGAGAGCGGGTGATGCTGGTCAATCAGTCCGCTAACGGTGTTTTTGTTAATGGCGAGCGGGTTGAGCGCGTACGCGAACTGCGCCTGGGAGAGTTTGCAGCGATTGAGCCCTATCGCTTCTGCGTGGAGGCTACCGGACCCGGGGCGCAACCCTCTGTGGCGCCCCGGGGCTACGGGCCGGGTAATGGCCGTGCGAACCAGCCACCGGGAGGGCGCGCGGGAACTCCGGCGGCCATGTCCTCGGTGTCGGCAGCCACCGCGACGGCTGCGCTGCCGGAGCGTCGGCCGGTTGCACCCGCTCCCAAAAAGAAAAAGCCCGCGGAGACCGTTGAGGAGCTGCTGGGCGATCTCGCGCCGAATCCCGACTATCAAGAACAACGCGTGAGTCTGCGCGGCGAAGAAGTCGTGATTCACGAGAAGAAGGTGCGTCAGGCGTTCATCGGGTTTAAGTCGGAGCTGCACGATGAGCTCAAAGAACGCCTCGACCTGCATAGCTTTCAGATCACCGACTACAGCTCGCCGCGCGTGGTGCGTCAGGTCTCCGAGAAGCTCAAGGAGCTGATCGCCCGGCGTCAGCGGGAGATTCCCCGGCCCTACACCCCCGATCAGGTCTTTAAAGAGATGATGGATGAGGTCTGCGGTCTGGGGCCCATCGAAGACCTCGTAAAGCACCGGGGCGTCTCCGAAATTATGGTGGTCGATCGCGAGCATATCTATGCCGAACTCAACGGCAAGATTGTGCTTACAGACCGTATCTTCAACGACGAGAAGTCGATGATGACGGTCATTGAGCGTATCGTCATTCCGCGTGGTCGGCGCATCGATGAATCCAACCCGCTGGTGGATACGCGCCTGGCCGACGGATCACGTGTCAACGCGGTGATTCCGCCGCTGGCCCTCAAAGATCCCTGCCTGACGATTCGTAAGTTTCCCGACGAGCGGCTGACGGTCAAAGATCTCATTAACTTCGGCAGCATGACCGACGAAATGGCGAAGTTTCTGGCGCGGGCGGTGCGCTCGAAGAAGAACATCGTCATCTCCGGCGGTACCGGTTCTGGTAAGACGACGCTGCTCAACGTGCTCTCGGGGTTCATCGGGCAGACCGAGCGTGTGGTCACCATTGAGGATGCCGCGGAACTCCAGATCTATCAGGAGCACGTGATCAGCCTGGAGACCAAGCCCCCGAACCTGGAGGGTAAGGGCGAAATCGGAATTCGCGAGCTGGTGAAGAACGCGCTGCGTATGCGTCCGGACCGCATCGTCGTCGGGGAATGTCGTGGTGGCGAGGCGCTCGATATGCTCCAGGCTATGAACACCGGCCACGACGGGTCGATGACGACTGTTCACTCCAACAGCCCGACCGAGGCGATTGCGCGTCTGGAAACGCTGGTGTTGATGAGTGGTATGGAGTTGCCTACCCGAGCGATTCGCGAGCAGATTGCGGGGTCAGTGGATGTCATCATCCAGCAGTCTCGCTTCATGGATGGTAGCCGTCGCATCACCTACATCACCGAGGTCCTGGGCATTGACGATGATGGGTTCGTCAAACTTGAAGACATCTATCGTTACCGCCAGAAGGGGATCAACGAGAAGGGCAAGGTCTACGGCTACCACATGGCAACCGGCTACCTGCCCAGCTTTCTCGACGAGTTTCTCATTAAGGGGCTCGCCGATCCGGAAGACTTCTTTTGA
- a CDS encoding pilus assembly protein N-terminal domain-containing protein — translation MKTLFRLGALWAVLCVVVPLLVVPLEDAHAQNTVVPDMEFTIAVGETLTLDARGVRRVSIGLPEIADAQTSSDQRFLFISGKSEGVTTINIFAGSGNEQRTLLIRVVGVNPTALAEEVRSVLGDRAGVDIRVVKGRVLIEGEVSSEIFQRKIDRLTELYPNQVLNFATYREAFVEGARMVAIDVYFIQLATTNQDNLGVRWNQFIGMNLTGGSGDVPLFYNASELGPGVLPADSVLPPRPMALTGGSGLTTYSSIVGNLNFALDLLVDSGMIKTIQHATMITEAGTETNYLSGGTLLIPISTDTSIGIAEKEYGLKMKVTPVLDFENRVKLTIEMVYSELDYANGVQGLPALRNNEITSTVNMQEGQSVLVSSQDNVVFTSNERGLWLLSRIPILGWAFKSRSMLNQELNNALFLTPRVYEPGTDYHRTLVQGVFQELLDAGAQAEDLPELTNAQPQGE, via the coding sequence ATGAAGACGCTTTTTAGGTTAGGGGCGCTGTGGGCGGTCTTATGTGTGGTGGTACCCCTGTTGGTGGTGCCGCTGGAGGACGCGCATGCGCAGAATACGGTGGTGCCCGATATGGAGTTCACCATCGCCGTCGGGGAGACCCTGACGCTGGATGCCCGAGGAGTACGCCGCGTCTCGATTGGGCTGCCTGAGATCGCCGACGCACAGACCAGCAGCGATCAGCGCTTTCTGTTCATCAGCGGAAAGTCTGAGGGGGTGACCACGATCAACATCTTCGCCGGCTCCGGAAATGAGCAGCGAACGCTGTTGATTCGCGTCGTGGGTGTGAACCCGACCGCGCTGGCCGAAGAAGTTCGTTCGGTGCTGGGCGATCGTGCCGGGGTCGATATCCGGGTGGTGAAAGGGCGCGTCCTCATTGAGGGCGAAGTCTCCAGTGAGATCTTCCAGCGTAAGATCGATCGTCTCACCGAACTCTATCCCAATCAGGTGCTTAACTTCGCCACCTACCGTGAGGCCTTCGTGGAAGGCGCGCGCATGGTGGCGATCGACGTGTACTTTATCCAGTTGGCCACAACCAACCAGGACAACCTGGGCGTACGCTGGAACCAGTTCATCGGCATGAACCTCACCGGCGGCAGTGGCGATGTGCCTCTCTTCTACAACGCCAGCGAGCTGGGGCCGGGCGTGCTTCCGGCGGACTCCGTCCTCCCACCGCGTCCCATGGCGTTGACCGGGGGCAGCGGTCTGACGACCTATTCCTCGATCGTGGGTAACCTGAACTTCGCGCTCGACCTGCTGGTCGACAGCGGCATGATCAAAACCATCCAGCATGCCACGATGATCACCGAGGCCGGCACCGAAACCAATTATCTCTCCGGGGGCACGCTGCTGATTCCGATCTCGACGGATACCAGTATTGGTATCGCCGAGAAGGAGTACGGGTTGAAGATGAAGGTGACGCCGGTGCTCGACTTTGAGAACCGCGTTAAGCTTACCATCGAAATGGTCTACTCCGAGCTGGATTACGCCAACGGTGTTCAGGGGCTTCCGGCGCTGCGCAACAACGAGATCACCAGCACCGTCAATATGCAGGAAGGTCAGTCGGTTCTGGTCAGCTCTCAGGACAACGTGGTGTTCACCTCCAACGAGCGGGGCTTGTGGCTTCTGAGCCGTATCCCTATTCTCGGGTGGGCGTTTAAGAGCCGCAGCATGCTCAACCAGGAACTCAATAACGCTCTCTTCCTGACCCCCCGGGTGTACGAGCCCGGTACCGATTACCACCGTACCCTGGTGCAGGGCGTCTTCCAGGAACTGCTGGATGCCGGTGCTCAGGCTGAGGATCTGCCCGAACTCACCAACGCGCAGCCTCAGGGTGAATAA
- the cpaB gene encoding Flp pilus assembly protein CpaB: MAKKKLLIAAVIVGMFAAFLLYLYTAQIEEEKDELLANPRDVVVAARDIQAGTLLSRELVNTKSVPGQFLPANPLLSQDLDIYLDMPVSESIKEGSMILTSDFAVAEVARTLSARIPAGERAMTIPVDAISGVSGLLRPGDRVDILGTFPVGNEDNLIPEASGQESIGYVTMNLLQNVTLLAVGQEISDIPSGDSRGNRGQYSTVTLSLTPSEAELLVISQTRGKLMLLLRHRDDIEAVTVTKTTLREVLEELEVINRKRQVRVQKRPKCAAGQKLTNGRCEDTIEFLR, translated from the coding sequence ATGGCCAAAAAGAAACTACTCATCGCGGCGGTAATCGTCGGTATGTTTGCTGCCTTCTTGCTGTACCTTTACACAGCACAGATCGAGGAGGAAAAGGACGAGCTGCTGGCGAACCCGCGTGACGTGGTCGTGGCGGCTCGTGACATTCAGGCAGGGACGCTGCTGAGCCGCGAACTGGTCAACACCAAGTCGGTTCCCGGGCAGTTCCTTCCGGCCAACCCGCTTCTTAGCCAAGACCTGGATATCTATCTCGATATGCCGGTGAGCGAGTCCATTAAAGAGGGCTCGATGATTCTCACCAGCGACTTCGCGGTGGCCGAGGTCGCGCGGACCCTTTCGGCGCGTATTCCGGCTGGCGAGCGGGCGATGACCATCCCGGTCGACGCGATCTCCGGGGTTTCCGGCCTGCTGCGGCCTGGTGATCGGGTCGACATTCTGGGAACCTTCCCGGTGGGTAACGAAGATAACCTGATTCCGGAAGCCAGCGGTCAGGAGAGCATCGGATATGTCACGATGAACCTCTTGCAGAACGTGACTCTGCTGGCTGTCGGCCAGGAGATCTCGGACATTCCCTCCGGAGATAGCCGGGGCAACCGTGGTCAGTACAGCACGGTGACGCTCTCGCTGACCCCCAGTGAAGCCGAGCTGCTGGTGATCTCGCAGACCCGTGGCAAGCTGATGTTGTTGCTGCGTCATCGCGATGACATCGAAGCGGTGACCGTGACCAAGACGACCCTTCGCGAGGTGTTGGAGGAGCTGGAGGTCATCAACCGTAAGCGTCAGGTTCGCGTGCAGAAGCGGCCCAAGTGTGCTGCCGGCCAGAAGCTGACCAACGGTCGCTGCGAAGATACCATCGAGTTCCTGCGCTAA
- a CDS encoding HD domain-containing protein: MSQTSPDVEQLLRLISRDQRLESLPRTGWQICGVDRPESIAAHIHGVTLIALWLADHQPPPGANVERVLRIALVHDLGEAMLTDLPRPVKELIGKDVVDQAEDRAADHILEALPSWRSAFQEYRQGQTLEARIVKVADRIQMLARALEYRHQKRGETSRFFDTSTSFDARGVHLAAEIFQALRRHFDDKTWFDPHFD; this comes from the coding sequence ATGTCCCAGACAAGCCCCGATGTCGAACAACTTCTGCGTCTTATCAGCCGTGACCAACGCCTGGAATCGCTCCCGCGCACCGGCTGGCAGATCTGCGGAGTCGATCGCCCTGAATCCATCGCCGCTCACATCCACGGCGTCACACTGATCGCTCTGTGGCTTGCCGACCATCAGCCTCCCCCGGGCGCCAACGTCGAGCGGGTGTTACGCATTGCCCTGGTTCACGACCTCGGCGAGGCGATGCTCACCGACCTCCCGCGGCCGGTCAAGGAACTCATTGGGAAGGATGTGGTCGACCAGGCCGAAGATCGCGCGGCAGATCACATTCTGGAGGCCCTGCCCTCCTGGCGTTCGGCCTTTCAGGAGTACCGCCAGGGCCAGACGCTGGAAGCACGTATCGTCAAGGTGGCCGACCGAATCCAGATGCTGGCCCGCGCCCTGGAGTACCGCCACCAGAAGCGAGGAGAGACCTCACGCTTCTTTGATACCTCCACGAGCTTTGACGCCCGGGGGGTTCACCTGGCAGCGGAGATATTTCAGGCGTTGCGCCGCCATTTCGATGATAAAACCTGGTTTGATCCGCACTTTGATTGA
- a CDS encoding 4-hydroxyphenylpyruvate dioxygenase family protein: protein MSQIKNLGITGYDGLRFVTLDLERSRKFYVDMLDFTLIARSTPAWEDATGDMAEVYQAGDIIIECVESQRPDSWAAYHRKFHTAGIGTVNFAVRDIEEAFKRLEERGATIIEEIQTHEADGGTRRSFEIATPLGNTTYGFVEKKGYQGYAPGFEVVNTGGNNRFNFTTIDHLTSNVRTLKPLVDWFRDVLGMEQFWDIAFHTSDIDPTRQSGSGLKSIVMWDPEGGIKFANNEPARPFFNASQIQKYLEDFGGGGVQHAAFNLDDIIASIEEMESKGIEFLHTPPSYYQAAPGRMAEQGVSKIDEDYEVLQKHGILIDGEDEKYLLQIFMKEAALYYNQPEAGPFFIELIQRKGDKGFGGGNFRALFEAIERDQVERSRA, encoded by the coding sequence ATGTCGCAAATTAAGAACCTGGGCATCACCGGCTACGATGGTCTTCGTTTTGTCACGCTCGATCTGGAGCGCAGCCGCAAGTTCTACGTCGATATGCTGGACTTCACGCTGATCGCTCGCTCGACTCCTGCGTGGGAAGATGCCACCGGTGATATGGCTGAGGTTTACCAGGCCGGTGACATCATCATTGAGTGTGTCGAATCGCAGCGGCCGGACAGCTGGGCGGCCTACCATCGCAAGTTCCACACCGCCGGCATCGGCACGGTGAACTTCGCGGTGCGCGATATCGAAGAAGCCTTCAAGCGTCTGGAAGAGCGCGGCGCCACGATCATCGAAGAGATTCAGACCCATGAAGCCGACGGCGGCACCCGTCGCTCCTTTGAGATCGCCACGCCCCTGGGCAACACCACCTACGGTTTTGTCGAGAAGAAGGGCTATCAGGGCTACGCCCCCGGCTTCGAGGTCGTGAACACCGGCGGCAACAACCGCTTTAACTTCACCACCATCGATCACCTCACCTCCAACGTGCGTACGCTCAAGCCGCTGGTCGACTGGTTCCGTGACGTCCTGGGCATGGAGCAGTTCTGGGACATCGCCTTCCACACCAGCGACATCGATCCCACCCGTCAGTCGGGCTCCGGACTTAAGTCGATCGTGATGTGGGATCCGGAAGGCGGCATCAAGTTCGCCAACAACGAGCCCGCGCGCCCCTTCTTCAACGCCTCGCAGATCCAGAAGTACCTGGAAGACTTCGGCGGTGGCGGTGTGCAGCACGCGGCCTTCAACCTCGACGACATCATCGCGTCCATCGAAGAGATGGAAAGCAAGGGCATCGAGTTCCTCCACACCCCGCCGAGCTATTATCAAGCCGCTCCGGGACGGATGGCCGAGCAAGGCGTTTCGAAGATCGATGAAGACTACGAGGTGCTCCAGAAGCACGGCATCCTCATCGATGGCGAAGACGAGAAGTACCTGCTGCAGATCTTCATGAAGGAAGCTGCGCTCTACTACAATCAGCCCGAAGCCGGTCCCTTCTTCATTGAGCTGATTCAGCGCAAGGGCGACAAGGGCTTTGGGGGCGGAAACTTCCGCGCCCTCTTCGAAGCCATTGAACGCGATCAGGTCGAGCGCAGCCGCGCCTGA
- a CDS encoding phosphate/phosphite/phosphonate ABC transporter substrate-binding protein yields MSCHTATLRHAALLTLLGGALALGACEKSEPEATEATEATEATEAAQEGAEEVELTFAFQPQENPEGLQLDAEKFAEFIEKETGYDVEIFLPTNYSAVVEALRSENADVAYFSGLPYLVAHENAGAELLVVEERDGHPYYYSQWYALADSDIDSLADLKGRSIAFTSPTSTSGYLFPLGKVIDEGYLKADQDPTEYFSNVIYAGGYQQALLALVNGQVDAAAASDYALQQYLDEDQRAKVKVIERQGPVPTHGIAIRGDLPQEVKDNVRDALLKLNEPENAELLESVYGADRIVARGHDEHVSELKRMRDLVGYEPRF; encoded by the coding sequence ATGTCCTGCCACACCGCAACTCTTCGCCACGCGGCGCTACTGACCCTACTGGGTGGGGCGCTGGCGCTGGGCGCCTGCGAGAAGTCCGAGCCCGAAGCCACCGAGGCCACCGAAGCGACCGAAGCGACCGAAGCGGCGCAGGAAGGAGCCGAAGAGGTAGAGCTGACCTTTGCCTTCCAGCCCCAGGAGAATCCGGAAGGCCTGCAGCTCGACGCCGAGAAGTTTGCTGAGTTCATCGAAAAAGAGACCGGCTACGACGTAGAGATCTTTCTTCCCACCAACTACTCGGCCGTCGTCGAAGCGCTGCGCTCCGAGAACGCCGACGTCGCCTACTTCAGCGGCCTGCCCTACCTGGTGGCCCACGAAAACGCCGGCGCCGAGCTCCTGGTCGTCGAAGAGCGCGACGGTCACCCCTATTACTACTCGCAGTGGTACGCGCTGGCCGACAGCGACATCGATTCGCTAGCCGACCTCAAGGGCCGCTCGATCGCGTTTACGTCGCCGACCTCCACCTCAGGCTACCTCTTTCCGCTGGGCAAGGTCATTGATGAGGGCTACCTCAAGGCCGATCAGGATCCGACGGAGTACTTCTCCAACGTGATCTACGCCGGCGGCTATCAGCAGGCTCTGCTGGCCCTGGTCAATGGTCAGGTCGACGCGGCCGCCGCCTCGGACTACGCCCTGCAGCAGTATCTGGACGAGGACCAACGCGCCAAAGTCAAAGTCATCGAACGCCAGGGACCGGTGCCCACCCACGGCATTGCCATCCGCGGCGACCTCCCCCAGGAGGTCAAAGACAACGTGCGCGACGCGCTGCTCAAGCTCAACGAGCCGGAGAACGCCGAGCTGCTGGAGAGCGTGTACGGCGCCGATCGCATCGTCGCCCGTGGTCACGACGAGCACGTCAGCGAACTCAAGCGTATGCGCGACCTGGTCGGCTATGAGCCGCGCTTCTAA
- the phnE gene encoding phosphonate ABC transporter, permease protein PhnE, which produces MSVVRVENLCLSYPTTSQPVEALRGITFSVAAGERVAIVGRSGGGKSSLLRVLSGLLAPSAGSVELAGFRIAAGQTAPRAMYEKVGLVFQNYGLVPQLSAIQNVLCGRLYHQPSAASMVRFPTDERSRAIELLDDLGLGERIHTRSSRLSGGEQQRVAIARLLHQSPQVMLLDEPIASLDVHWAGRAIDRLAGSGTRDHQRAVIMVLHDLNMAREFADRVLVMHHGELVFDGPPEQGCRVLEALAIDEPTDGALGPTELAPASAARTTDDEARPATPAPLPIDGMWGKGSFYVLLAILIAGLYIWSAMGVDFSVSRIFGNFDHAANFLSRMLPPDFSVSANVARSLLETVQMALIGTTLAAIVSLPIATLAARNISARPFQVVARLVLNLLRTIPSIIWGLFFVAIVGLGPFPGILALTFYAAGYLGKFYYEGIESIDPRPLQALRTVGATPLQRFRFGVFPQVLPLMLGYTLYMLEYNVRAASILGVVGAGGIGFYLYTYINNFQYDRAATALLFLLAVVTVLDAVSSRVRARLMS; this is translated from the coding sequence TTGAGTGTTGTACGGGTTGAAAATCTTTGCCTGAGCTATCCGACCACCTCGCAGCCCGTGGAGGCGCTGCGAGGGATCACCTTCTCGGTGGCCGCCGGTGAGCGTGTGGCAATCGTCGGGCGCAGCGGGGGCGGAAAGTCCTCGCTGCTGCGCGTACTCAGCGGGCTCCTCGCCCCCAGTGCGGGCAGCGTAGAGCTGGCTGGTTTTCGCATCGCGGCCGGCCAAACTGCCCCGCGGGCGATGTACGAGAAGGTGGGGCTGGTCTTCCAGAACTACGGACTGGTCCCGCAGCTCAGCGCGATTCAGAACGTGCTCTGCGGCCGACTCTACCACCAGCCCTCGGCCGCCAGCATGGTGCGCTTTCCCACCGACGAGCGTTCCCGAGCCATCGAACTCCTCGACGACCTCGGGTTGGGCGAGCGTATTCACACGCGCAGTTCGCGCCTCAGCGGGGGGGAGCAGCAGCGCGTGGCCATCGCGCGACTGCTTCATCAGTCCCCCCAGGTGATGCTGCTCGACGAACCTATCGCCAGTCTTGATGTGCACTGGGCCGGCCGGGCCATCGATCGCCTGGCCGGCTCGGGCACCCGTGATCACCAACGTGCGGTGATCATGGTGCTTCACGACCTGAACATGGCCCGCGAGTTTGCCGACCGCGTGCTCGTTATGCATCACGGCGAACTCGTCTTCGATGGCCCTCCCGAGCAGGGCTGCCGAGTACTGGAAGCCTTGGCGATCGACGAGCCTACCGATGGCGCCCTCGGCCCCACAGAACTCGCCCCCGCCTCGGCTGCGCGCACCACCGATGACGAAGCCCGCCCCGCTACTCCGGCGCCGCTTCCCATCGACGGGATGTGGGGCAAAGGCTCCTTCTACGTGTTGCTCGCCATACTGATCGCCGGCCTCTACATCTGGTCGGCGATGGGCGTGGACTTTTCGGTAAGCCGCATCTTTGGCAACTTTGACCACGCCGCAAACTTCCTCTCGCGCATGCTGCCGCCGGACTTCTCGGTCAGCGCCAACGTGGCCCGGAGCCTGCTGGAGACAGTGCAGATGGCGCTGATCGGCACCACCCTGGCCGCCATCGTCTCCCTGCCTATCGCCACGCTGGCCGCCCGCAACATCTCGGCGCGCCCCTTTCAGGTGGTGGCGCGCCTGGTGCTCAACCTCCTGCGCACCATACCCAGCATCATCTGGGGGTTGTTTTTCGTGGCGATCGTCGGTCTGGGCCCCTTCCCGGGCATCCTGGCGCTGACCTTTTACGCGGCCGGCTACCTGGGCAAGTTCTACTACGAGGGGATCGAATCGATCGATCCGCGCCCCCTCCAAGCTCTGCGCACCGTCGGGGCCACGCCGCTGCAGCGGTTTCGCTTCGGGGTCTTCCCCCAGGTGCTCCCGCTGATGCTCGGCTACACCCTCTACATGCTGGAGTACAACGTGCGCGCAGCCTCCATCCTCGGGGTGGTCGGTGCCGGCGGTATCGGGTTCTACCTCTACACCTACATCAACAACTTCCAGTACGACCGCGCGGCCACGGCCCTGCTCTTTTTGCTGGCGGTGGTCACGGTGCTCGACGCGGTGAGTTCACGCGTCCGGGCGCGATTGATGAGCTGA
- a CDS encoding GGDEF domain-containing response regulator, producing MLRQVLIVLKDEERATRLQDALGDLHTCALLRAPSPPDALEHDLRSVQALVIDADALEQGHAEVLARWRLTEPPPLVLTLGESPSADLWLPPGTPDAELALTIQRHLHASPSPYGSLSEESVVVLEEGARRQDFIATLDIETAYLRHLLEELMAGRLPARSLRQAIAPMEDAARHFELTPVSDALAALSKPLRTLHTASEPASRPDILHRLPTLFARVRQRVREAQLATPPSALNSAGEGRALTVVVIDSDEAYLKRVERFAEQFMIPLRSATTVDEACYKVQTPLLAGVLLTLQPSMSRARQAEDIRRLQEASELKHLPLALACPEETSLDRVHGLWAGASQIVAKPVSAVSFSQIAQRLAISRRAHQSCALILDPEGDFASEVARHLGEQDVAVHYRPDASSIFDELERHRPDLLLMNAELPGISPFDLCRSLRAVPRWQDLPIVLFSSTASSSARLAAYEAGADDFILSNLSRNELLARLNVRMTRARQARERADRDVLTGLLTRRAFLEQLAARMAEVTRHHRRLVFAILDVDHFKRVNDHHGHPAGDRVLATLGRLLQDRFRIEDLRARWGGEEFVVVLVDEAIDTSARALQRVHDELCAMQFEGESGRAFSVSFSAGLAAYPDDGGDAEALLSVADARLLRAKRAGRRRIEIGRGPPQSP from the coding sequence ATGTTGAGGCAGGTGCTAATCGTCCTGAAGGATGAGGAGCGAGCCACGCGGCTTCAAGACGCGCTCGGCGACCTCCATACCTGCGCTCTGCTCCGAGCGCCGAGCCCTCCAGACGCGCTGGAACACGACTTGCGCTCTGTCCAGGCGCTGGTCATCGACGCCGATGCGCTGGAGCAGGGGCACGCCGAGGTGCTCGCACGCTGGCGTCTCACCGAGCCTCCCCCCCTTGTACTCACCCTGGGAGAAAGCCCGAGCGCTGATCTTTGGCTGCCGCCCGGCACGCCCGACGCCGAGCTCGCACTGACCATTCAGCGCCACCTCCATGCCTCCCCCTCTCCCTACGGCAGCCTCTCCGAAGAATCCGTGGTGGTGCTCGAAGAAGGCGCGCGACGTCAGGACTTCATCGCCACTCTCGATATCGAGACCGCCTATCTGCGCCACCTCCTTGAAGAACTGATGGCCGGCCGCCTCCCCGCGCGCTCACTAAGACAGGCCATCGCCCCGATGGAAGACGCCGCACGGCACTTTGAGTTAACCCCCGTCAGCGACGCGCTCGCCGCGCTTAGCAAGCCGCTTCGCACACTTCATACGGCATCGGAGCCAGCCTCCCGGCCCGACATACTCCACCGACTTCCCACGCTCTTTGCGCGAGTGCGTCAGCGCGTGCGCGAAGCCCAGCTTGCGACGCCTCCCTCGGCGCTGAATTCAGCTGGCGAGGGGCGCGCGCTAACCGTGGTCGTCATCGATTCCGATGAAGCCTACCTCAAGCGGGTGGAGCGTTTTGCCGAGCAGTTCATGATCCCTCTACGAAGCGCGACCACAGTCGACGAGGCCTGCTACAAGGTGCAGACACCGCTGCTCGCCGGCGTCTTGCTCACCCTGCAGCCCTCGATGTCACGGGCTCGCCAGGCCGAGGACATCCGCCGACTTCAAGAGGCCTCAGAGCTCAAGCATCTGCCACTGGCGCTGGCCTGTCCTGAGGAGACCTCGCTGGATCGCGTCCACGGCCTCTGGGCGGGGGCTTCACAGATCGTGGCCAAACCTGTCAGCGCGGTGAGCTTCTCGCAGATTGCTCAACGCCTGGCCATCAGCCGCCGCGCCCATCAGTCGTGTGCGCTCATCCTGGATCCCGAGGGTGATTTCGCCTCAGAAGTGGCTCGCCACCTCGGCGAGCAAGATGTGGCGGTGCATTATCGCCCCGACGCCTCGTCGATCTTTGATGAGCTGGAGCGGCACCGCCCCGATCTTCTGCTGATGAACGCCGAGCTCCCGGGAATCTCTCCCTTCGATCTGTGCCGCTCCCTGCGAGCGGTGCCGCGCTGGCAAGACCTCCCCATCGTGCTCTTTAGCTCCACTGCCTCCTCGTCGGCGCGTCTGGCAGCGTATGAGGCCGGCGCCGATGACTTCATTTTAAGCAACCTCTCGCGAAACGAGTTACTGGCGCGTCTCAACGTGCGAATGACGCGTGCGCGCCAGGCCCGAGAGCGCGCCGATCGCGACGTGCTCACCGGCCTCCTGACGCGTCGCGCCTTCCTGGAGCAACTCGCCGCGCGCATGGCCGAGGTCACCCGGCACCACCGGCGACTGGTCTTTGCTATCCTGGATGTCGATCACTTCAAACGGGTCAACGACCACCACGGCCATCCCGCCGGCGATCGCGTACTGGCCACGCTGGGGCGTCTGCTTCAGGACCGCTTTCGCATCGAAGATCTGCGGGCACGCTGGGGCGGTGAGGAGTTTGTCGTCGTGCTGGTCGACGAGGCCATCGACACCTCGGCCCGGGCGCTCCAGCGGGTCCATGACGAGCTATGCGCGATGCAGTTTGAGGGAGAATCGGGACGCGCTTTTTCGGTGAGTTTTAGCGCTGGCCTGGCCGCCTATCCCGACGATGGTGGCGACGCCGAGGCGCTGCTCAGCGTGGCCGACGCGCGCCTGCTTCGCGCCAAACGCGCAGGTCGGCGCCGCATTGAGATCGGACGAGGTCCCCCTCAGTCGCCCTGA